From Triticum urartu cultivar G1812 chromosome 2, Tu2.1, whole genome shotgun sequence, a single genomic window includes:
- the LOC125537216 gene encoding trafficking protein particle complex subunit 5-like isoform X1 translates to MISVGKTKQYANVLDKPLSRGRQEVSLSAFAFLFSEVVQYNQTQVDNIADLERRLEDAGYAVGARVLELLCHREKGNRRETRLLGILSFIHSTVWKVLFGKVADSLEKGTEHEDEYMISEKELLVNRFISVPKDMGAFNCGAFVAGIVRGVLDNAGFPAVVTAHFVPIEGQQRPRTTILIKFAEEVLRRESRLG, encoded by the exons ATGATCAGTGTTGGGAAGACGAAGCAGTATGCAAACGTTCTTGACAAGCCCCTCAGCCGTGGCAGACAGGAG GTCAGTTTGAGTGCATTCGCATTCTTGTTCTCGGAGGTGGTTCAATACAACCAGACACAAGTTGACAACATTGCTGACCTGGAACGAAG GCTGGAGGACGCTGGTTATGCTGTTGGTGCTAGAGTTCTTGAACTGCTGTGTCACAGGGAGAAG GGGAATAGACGAGAGACTCGACTGCTGGGGATTTTATCATTCATTCACAGCACTGTATGGAAAGTACTGTTCGGAAAG GTGGCTGACTCGCTTGAGAAAGGAACAGAACATGAGGATGAATACATGATTAGTGAAAAGGAGCTTCTTGTTAACCG GTTCATTTCCGTGCCAAAAGACATGGGGGCATTCAACTGTGGAGCTTTTGTTGCAGGGATTGTAAGG GGCGTATTGGACAATGCTGGTTTTCCAGCGGTAGTTACGGCACATTTTGTGCCAATTGAAGGCCAGCAGAGGCCCAGGACAACAATCTTGATTAAATTTGCTGAAGAG GTTTTACGTCGGGAATCAAGACTTGGCTGA
- the LOC125537218 gene encoding pentatricopeptide repeat-containing protein At1g05670, mitochondrial-like: MLLRRTAAAAAQRSSWLPPWRTILPHVGPARPYSATTSTSSPHRQRLRTPQVTDSSLTTTAAPRPFPDYSPPRPDSPADDALARRLAAALLASPSPGSLPHLPFIPLLRPLHLLLALPLLASHPNLTSLLVPLLLLFPSRPHPHPQLIQCFAIAAHLAVREPGTARAILVRALRFPSPHRHFVEQFIFTYKAFSSDPASFDLLLLCLPSAQLLRRLRQYGLSPSPESCNAVLSRLPLDEAIALFRELPDKNVCSHNILLKALLSAGRLKDARQHFDEMSSPPDVVTYGTMVHGYCDCGELENAVKLLDEMAAKGLESNATVYTSVIALLCNKGQVSDALRVVEDMTMHGVVLDAVVFTTIMSGFCSKGDLAAARRLFEEMQKRGLAADGVTYTALINGLCRAGELKEADRVLQEMVDKGLDVDVVTYTALIDGYCKRGNMVEAFRVHNEMVRRRVAPNVVTYTALSDGLCKQGDVRAANELLHEMCNKGLELNVYTYNSLINGLCKFGNLEQAMRIMTEMEAAGLRPDVYTYTTLIDTLCKSGEFDRAHSMLQEMLDKGIKPSVATYNVLMNGFCMSGRVEGGRKLLEWMLEKNVRPNVVTYNSLMKQYCIDKNMKSTTEIYKGMHSQEVAPNENTYNILIKGHSKARNMKEALYFHHEMIEKGFRLTTSSYSALIRLLNKKKKFSEARGLFDEMRKEGLIAEPDVYSFYIDISFNEDNLESTITLCDELVEASHVKSKAGTN, encoded by the coding sequence ATGCTCCtccgccgcaccgccgccgcagCAGCGCAGCGCTCCTCCTGGTTACCCCCCTGGCGAACCATCCTCCCGCACGTCGGCCCCGCCCGCCCTTATAGCGctaccacctccacctcctccccACACCGGCAGCGGCTGCGCACACCGCAGGTTACGGACAGTTCGCTTACTACCACCGCTGCGCCCCGACCGTTCCCGGACTACTCTCCGCCCCGCCCCGACTCGCCGGCCGACGATGCCCTCGCGCGCCGTCTCGCCGCCGCGCTCCTCGCTTCGCCCAGCCCAGGCTCCCTCCCTCATCTCCCCTTCATTCCCCTCCTCCGCCCGCTGCACCTGCTCCTCGCACTCCCCCTGCTCGCCTCCCACCCCAACCTCACCAGCCTCCTGGTCCCGCTCCTCCTGCTCTTCCCCTCCCGACCTCACCCCCATCCCCAACTCATCCAATGCTTCGCCATTGCCGCCCATCTCGCCGTGCGCGAACCCGGAACTGCGCGTGCTATCCTTGTACGAGCTCTTCGTTTCCCATCTCCTCATCGGCATTTCGTCGAGCAGTTCATCTTCACATACAAGGCCTTCTCGTCGGACCCCGCCTCCTtcgacctcctcctcctgtgCCTCCCCTCCGCCCAGCTGCTCCGCCGGCTCCGCCAGTACGGCCTATCCCCATCCCCAGAATCCTGTAATGCTGTGCTCTCCCGCCTTCCCCTTGATGAAGCAATTGCCTTGTTCCGAGAACTCCCCGACAAGAACGTCTGCTCCCACAATATACTCCTCAAGGCGCTCCTTAGTGCAGGCCGGCTCAAGGATGCACGCCAACATTTTGATGAAATGTCGTCACCGCCAGATGTTGTGACGTACGGCACTATGGTCCATGGCTACTGCGATTGTGGTGAGCTGGAGAATGCGGTGAAGCTGTTGGATGAAATGGCAGCAAAGGGGCTGGAGTCAAATGCGACAGTGTATACAAGTGTGATTGCATTGCTGTGCAATAAAGGGCAGGTTTCAGATGCTTTGAGGGTGGTAGAGGACATGACGATGCATGGGGTGGTGTTGGATGCAGTGGTGTTTACAACTATAATGAGTGGATTTTGTAGCAAGGGTGATTTGGCAGCTGCAAGAAGGTTGTTCGAAGAGATGCAGAAGAGAGGGTTGGCCGCTGATGGGGTGACATATACCGCGCTTATCAATGGTCTTTGTCGGGCTGGGGAGTTGAAAGAGGCAGACAGAGTACTTCAGGAGATGGTGGACAAGGGATTGGATGTTGATGTGGTCACATATACGGCACTCATTGATGGGTACTGCAAAAGAGGGAACATGGTGGAAGCCTTCCGAGTTCACAATGAAATGGTACGGAGAAGAGTGGCACCAAATGTGGTGACATACACGGCTCTGTCTGATGGACTGTGCAAGCAGGGGGATGTGCGTGCTGCTAATGAGCTATTGCATGAGATGTGCAACAAGGGGTTAGAGCTGAATGTTTACACATACAACTCCCTGATCAATGGCCTGTGCAAGTTTGGCAATCTGGAGCAGGCCATGAGGATCATGACAGAGATGGAAGCAGCCGGACTTAGACCAGATGTTTATACATATACAACTCTTATAGATACACTCTGCAAGTCAGGAGAGTTTGACAGGGCTCACAGCATGTTACAGGAAATGTTAGATAAAGGAATTAAGCCTAGTGTTGCGACTTACAATGTTCTAATGAATGGTTTTTGCATGTCAGGTAGGGTAGAAGGAGGAAGAAAGCTGCTCGAGTGGATGCTGGAGAAGAACGTCCGCCCAAATGTTGTAACGTATAATTCTCTTATGAAGCAGTACTGCATTGACAAGAACATGAAATCTACCACTGAGATTTACAAGGGGATGCATTCTCAGGAGGTGGCTCCAAATGAGAACACATACAATATATTGATCAAGGGGCACAGTAAGGCAAGAAATATGAAAGAGGCACTGTATTTCCATCATGAAATGATAGAGAAGGGATTTAGACTCACAACAAGCTCTTATAGTGCTCTTATAAGATTGCTGAATAAAAAGAAGAAATTTTCTGAGGCAAGAGGGTTATTTGACGAGATGCGAAAGGAGGGTTTGATAGCTGAACCAGATGTTTACAGTTTTTATATTGACATCAGTTTTAATGAGGATAATTTGGAGTCGACCATTACACTTTGTGATGAACTGGTGGAAGCCAGTCATGTAAAATCTAAAGCTGGCACAAACTAA
- the LOC125537216 gene encoding trafficking protein particle complex subunit 5-like isoform X2 — MQTFLTSPSAVADRSLSAFAFLFSEVVQYNQTQVDNIADLERRLEDAGYAVGARVLELLCHREKGNRRETRLLGILSFIHSTVWKVLFGKVADSLEKGTEHEDEYMISEKELLVNRFISVPKDMGAFNCGAFVAGIVRGVLDNAGFPAVVTAHFVPIEGQQRPRTTILIKFAEEVLRRESRLG; from the exons ATGCAAACGTTCTTGACAAGCCCCTCAGCCGTGGCAGACAGGAG TTTGAGTGCATTCGCATTCTTGTTCTCGGAGGTGGTTCAATACAACCAGACACAAGTTGACAACATTGCTGACCTGGAACGAAG GCTGGAGGACGCTGGTTATGCTGTTGGTGCTAGAGTTCTTGAACTGCTGTGTCACAGGGAGAAG GGGAATAGACGAGAGACTCGACTGCTGGGGATTTTATCATTCATTCACAGCACTGTATGGAAAGTACTGTTCGGAAAG GTGGCTGACTCGCTTGAGAAAGGAACAGAACATGAGGATGAATACATGATTAGTGAAAAGGAGCTTCTTGTTAACCG GTTCATTTCCGTGCCAAAAGACATGGGGGCATTCAACTGTGGAGCTTTTGTTGCAGGGATTGTAAGG GGCGTATTGGACAATGCTGGTTTTCCAGCGGTAGTTACGGCACATTTTGTGCCAATTGAAGGCCAGCAGAGGCCCAGGACAACAATCTTGATTAAATTTGCTGAAGAG GTTTTACGTCGGGAATCAAGACTTGGCTGA